In Neofelis nebulosa isolate mNeoNeb1 chromosome 7, mNeoNeb1.pri, whole genome shotgun sequence, the following proteins share a genomic window:
- the GPR132 gene encoding probable G-protein coupled receptor 132, with protein sequence MPGNNTLVSGPVSATPFPGAGPCNVSFEDSRVVLVAAYSLVCLLGFPANCLTAWLTLLQARQGNVLAVYLFCLALCELLYIGTLPLWVIYIRNQHRWTLGPWACKVTAYVFFCNLYVSILFLCCVSCDRFAAVVYALETRGRRHQRTAFLISASVFLVVGLIHYPVFEMEDGDTCFETLPTNTRVASYCYSRFAVGFAVPLSVIAFTNQRIFRSIKLSAGLSAAQKAKAKRLAIAVVLIFLICFAPYHLALLVKAVAFSYYKGDPGSMCAFEANLYTTSAVFLCLSTANGVADPIIYVLATGHSWQEVSRIHREWRKCSVRTDVVKLTCSKDSEEAPLPTTLTNGHAIPRIVEPLEPQPRAWGSPCTLERPGEESC encoded by the exons ATGCCAG GGAACAACACCCTAGTAAGCGGCCCTGTCTCGGCGACCCCGTTTCCCGGCGCGGGCCCCTGTAACGTGTCCTTCGAGGACAGCAGAGTGGTCCTGGTGGCGGCGTACAGCCTCGTGTGCCTGCTGGGCTTCCCGGCCAACTGCCTGACGGCGTGGCTGACGCTGCTGCAGGCGCGGCAGGGCAACGTGCTGGCAGTCTACCTGTTCTGCCTGGCGCTGTGCGAGCTGCTCTACATCGGCACCCTGCCCCTCTGGGTCATCTACATCCGGAACCAGCACCGCTGGACCCTGGGCCCGTGGGCCTGCAAGGTGACGGCCTACGTCTTCTTCTGCAACCTGTACGTCAGCATCCTCTTCCTGTGCTGCGTCTCCTGCGACCGCTTCGCGGCGGTGGTGTATGCCCTGGAGACCCGAGGCCGCCGCCACCAGAGGACCGCCTTCCTCATCTCGGCGTCCGTCTTCCTCGTCGTCGGCCTCATCCACTACCCGGTGTTTGAGATGGAAGACGGGGACACCTGCTTCGAGACGCTGCCCACCAACACCAGGGTCGCCAGCTACTGCTACTCCCGCTTCGCCGTGGGGTTCGCCGTCCCTCTCTCCGTCATCGCGTTCACCAACCAGCGGATCTTCAGGAGCATCAAGCTGAGCGCGGGCCTGAGCGCCGCCCAGAAGGCCAAGGCGAAGCGCCTGGCCATCGCGGTGGTGCTCATCTTCCTGATCTGCTTCGCGCCCTACCACCTGGCGCTCCTCGTCAAGGCCGTCGCCTTTTCCTACTACAAGGGAGACCCGGGCTCCATGTGCGCCTTCGAAGCCAACCTGTACACGACCTCCGCGGTGTTCCTGTGCCTGTCCACGGCCAACGGCGTGGCCGACCCCATCATCTACGTGCTGGCCACGGGCCACTCGTGGCAAGAGGTGTCCAGGATCCACAGGGAATGGAGGAAGTGCTCCGTGAGGACAGATGTTGTCAAGCTCACGTGTTCCAAGGACTCAGAGGAGGCGCCCCTGCCCACGACGCTCACTAACGGCCACGCGATCCCCAGGATCGTCGAGCCCCTGGAGCCACAGCCGCGTGCGTGGGGCTCACCGTGCACCTTGGAGAGGCCGGGCGAAGAGTCGTGTTGA